One window from the genome of Oncorhynchus kisutch isolate 150728-3 linkage group LG21, Okis_V2, whole genome shotgun sequence encodes:
- the LOC109866155 gene encoding zinc finger protein 664-like produces the protein MSSLSYCPGKEEEVCWTENEALIKEEGGEAVTIQKVDAEAVTVKDEEKDVSVKEEEDSFRVKEEKEEEAVTIQKQVDSEGVTVKEEEKYVTVKEEEFRVKEEEDVTVKEEKEEVAVFGVKEEEITVTSKKEEEETGYLGPVSQTHLTASNGSNDERALVYTRERPDYRGSSGELQQPHDADEAEKSLSRSEHLKKHQQRPTGKKSHCCSDCGKCCKYSSDLKIHQRVHTGEKSHHCSDCGKSFSTSQILKLHQRTHTGEKPHSCDQCGKSFTQSGSLKSHRKLHTGEKPYSCIQCGKSFTTSSNLTIHQRTHTGERSFSCNQCGKSFVQSSDLTVHQRTHTGEKPFSCDQCGKRFITSSYLNIHHRTHTGEKSYSCDQCGKRFITSSQLTTHHRVHTGEKFHHCSGCGKSFSTSQTLKLHQNTHRREII, from the exons atgagttcactaagctactGTCCTGgtaaagaagaggaggtctgctggacggagaatgAAGCTCTCAtcaaagaggagggaggagaggctgTTACAATACAAAAAGTAGATGctgaggctgttacagtgaaagatgAAGAGAaggacgtttcagtgaaagaagaggaagactcgttcagagtgaaagaggagaaggaagaggaggctgttacaatacaaaaacaagtagacaGTGAGGGTGTTACcgtgaaagaagaagaaaaatacgTTACAGTAAAGGAAGAGgagttcagagtgaaagaggaggaggatgttacagtaaaagaagagaaagaggaagttgcagtttttggagtgaaagaggaggagattactgtcacatcgaaaaaggaagaggaggaaactggatatctgggcccggtttcccaaactcATCTTACggcatccaatggttctaacgatgaacgtGCCCTGGTTTACACTC GAGAGAGACCGGACTATCGTGGATCATCTGGGGAGCttcaacaacctcatgatgctgacgaggcagagaagagtctctccagatcagaacacctcaagaaacaccagcagagacccacaggaaagaaatctcactgctgctctgactgtgggaaatgTTGCAAATATTCATCAGACCTTAAAATACACCAGcgagtacacacaggagagaaatctcacCACTGTTCAGATTGTGGGAAAAGCTTTTCAACATCACAGATTTTGAAGctgcaccagagaacacacacaggagagaaacctcatagctgtgatcaatgtgggaagagttttactcagtcagGCTCCCTGAAATCACACCGGAAactacacacaggagagaaaccgtatAGCTGTattcaatgtgggaagagttttactacatctagcaatctgactatacaccagagaacacacacaggagagagatcaTTTAGttgtaatcaatgtgggaagagttttgttcaGTCTAGCGATCTgacagtacaccagagaacacacacaggagagaaaccttttagctgtGATCAATGCGGTAAGAGATTTATTACatctagctatctgaatatacaccaccggacacacacaggagagaaatcttatagctgtgatcagtgcgGTAAGAGATTTATTACATCTAGCCAGCTGACTACACACCATcgagtacacacaggagagaaatttCACCACTGTTCAGGTTGTGGGAAAAGCTTTTCTACATCACAGACTTTGAAGCTGCAccagaatacacacaggagagaaatcatatag